The nucleotide sequence CTTGTTTGAGGCGGGTGAGGATTGCTTCTCGTTCTTTTGGGCGGTAGTTTTCGAGGAAGAGGTGGTACGCTTGTGTCGCGACGAGGTGGTGTTTGCTGTCGAGGGCTTGTTTGAAGAGGTGGATGTCGACGGCTTTATCTTCGATGCGGGTGCTAAAGAAGGAGAGGCCGAAGTCGATGAAATAGATGGTGTTGTTGTGGAGGAGCATGTTGCTGGTGGTGAGGTCGCCGTGGATGATGTTGTGGTCGTGGAGCGTGGCAGTGAGTGTTCCTATGGTTTTGGCAAGGAGGGGTTGGTTGTCGAGGACCTCTGCGAGTTTGGGTCCGTTGATGGCGGTCATGGTGATGGTGTCGGTGTTGTTCGTTGTAATG is from Candidatus Woesearchaeota archaeon and encodes:
- a CDS encoding Kae1-associated serine/threonine protein kinase yields the protein MTIIAQGAEAIIEQEGDTIIKKRIPKRYRHPQIDLALRKARTRREAKVIAKLPIPGPQLITTNNTDTITMTAINGPKLAEVLDNQPLLAKTIGTLTATLHDHNIIHGDLTTSNMLLHNNTIYFIDFGLSFFSTRIEDKAVDIHLFKQALDSKHHLVATQAYHLFLENYRPKEREAILTRLKQVQARGRYKATPSKKQPSSKQPTPKKQ